A window of Microcystis aeruginosa FD4 contains these coding sequences:
- a CDS encoding family 10 glycosylhydrolase encodes MTFLIPTSVWRQILKKLPILLFLASFLIVLLLGYFSAAFSQSRDPDIRGVWITTNDTAMLMDRDKRQQAIEQLVNLNFNAIYPVVWNSGYALYPSAIAQREGIQPFVPTGAQGQDILAELVEQTRGRGLLVIPWFEFGFMAPPTSELALKHQDWLTQKRDGGTTWVGAAGEVVWLNPFRPEVQNFLRELVLEVVGQYDINGIQFDDHLSLPNEFGYDPYTIALYQQETEKTPPANPRDPEWTKWRADKITAFVANLKESIEAIKPNILLSIAPNPYEFAYNGHLQDWLGWVRQGLVDELIVQVYRPDLPSFLKQLERPEIQETQQTIPTAVGVLTGLRNRPIALPLIEEKVLAARQRGLGVIFFFYESLWQQALESPETRKAAIEAMFSQPITPRLPVLENIPLVSTPEPVYQPRLTPTPPPLAPDGIEIPVIPPPDS; translated from the coding sequence ATGACTTTTCTAATTCCGACTAGCGTTTGGCGGCAAATTCTTAAAAAGCTCCCTATACTACTATTCTTAGCATCTTTTCTCATAGTCCTACTCTTAGGCTATTTTTCTGCCGCTTTCTCTCAAAGTCGAGATCCTGATATCCGCGGTGTTTGGATTACCACCAACGATACTGCGATGCTGATGGACAGGGATAAACGACAACAAGCGATCGAGCAATTAGTTAATCTTAATTTTAATGCCATCTATCCCGTGGTTTGGAATTCCGGTTATGCTCTCTATCCCAGTGCGATCGCCCAACGGGAAGGAATACAGCCTTTTGTGCCTACGGGAGCGCAGGGACAAGATATCTTGGCAGAATTGGTGGAACAAACCCGTGGAAGGGGATTATTGGTCATTCCTTGGTTTGAATTCGGATTTATGGCCCCTCCCACCTCAGAATTAGCCTTAAAACATCAGGACTGGTTAACCCAAAAACGCGACGGGGGGACCACTTGGGTAGGGGCAGCCGGTGAGGTGGTGTGGTTGAATCCTTTCCGTCCCGAGGTGCAGAATTTTCTGCGGGAGTTAGTCTTGGAAGTGGTGGGACAATACGATATTAACGGCATCCAATTCGACGATCATCTGAGTTTACCCAACGAATTCGGCTATGATCCCTATACTATCGCTCTTTATCAACAGGAAACCGAAAAAACGCCTCCGGCTAACCCCCGGGATCCCGAATGGACAAAATGGCGCGCCGATAAAATCACCGCTTTTGTGGCTAATCTCAAAGAATCAATTGAGGCAATTAAACCGAATATACTGCTTTCGATCGCCCCTAATCCCTACGAATTCGCCTATAATGGTCATCTACAGGATTGGCTCGGTTGGGTGCGGCAAGGATTAGTCGATGAGTTAATCGTACAGGTTTATCGTCCCGATCTGCCCAGTTTTCTCAAACAATTAGAGCGTCCCGAAATTCAGGAAACTCAGCAAACTATCCCCACCGCTGTGGGAGTTTTAACTGGTTTACGCAATCGACCGATTGCCCTACCCTTGATTGAAGAAAAGGTATTGGCTGCTCGTCAACGGGGTTTAGGGGTGATTTTCTTCTTTTATGAAAGTCTTTGGCAGCAAGCTTTGGAATCTCCAGAAACCAGAAAAGCGGCAATTGAAGCGATGTTTTCGCAACCCATCACTCCCCGTCTTCCCGTGCTGGAAAATATTCCCTTAGTTAGTACGCCCGAACCTGTTTACCAGCCAAGACTAACCCCCACACCTCCCCCCTTAGCGCCGGACGGGATCGAAATTCCTGTAATTCCCCCTCCGGATAGTTAA
- the pyk gene encoding pyruvate kinase, whose translation MSIITHRTKIVATIGPASNSPEVLKQMIGAGMNVARLNFSHGSYEDHARVVTLLRQISQELDNPITLLQDLQGPKIRVGHLPNGSITINDGDYLTLVPMDEYRGEPNTVSIDYPYLAEEAQLGEQILLDDGLLELKIVEINGKELKCQVLEGGILKSRKGVNLPRLNLRLPSMTEKDKQDLEFGLSQGVDWVSLSFVRKGEDIKAIKAFLAERNHGDVPVIAKIEKPQAIKNLESIVEECDGIMVARGDLGVELSPEKVPMLQKRIIRLCNMKTIPVITATQMLESMIHNPRPTRAEASDVANAIIDGTDAVMLSGESAVGDFPVKAVAMLAKIAHDVEADVKFDNVPPNESDETHALSEALVAIDQTLDLRYIVTFTTSGYTSLLASKERPSVPVIAMTPNKRVYHRLNLVWGVIPILLDHQVSVFEDVLKQTESILLQKNLAQSGDKILIMAGIPMQKTKGTNFLKIHTIS comes from the coding sequence ATGTCAATTATTACCCATAGAACTAAGATCGTAGCCACGATCGGCCCTGCCAGTAATTCGCCGGAAGTCCTCAAGCAGATGATCGGTGCGGGGATGAATGTAGCGCGGCTAAACTTTTCCCACGGTAGCTACGAGGATCATGCGAGAGTTGTTACCCTTTTACGGCAAATTTCTCAAGAATTAGACAATCCGATCACTCTTCTGCAAGATTTACAAGGGCCAAAAATTCGCGTTGGTCATCTCCCCAATGGTTCGATTACCATCAACGACGGCGATTATCTCACCCTTGTACCCATGGATGAGTATCGGGGAGAACCGAACACCGTTTCGATCGATTATCCCTATCTGGCCGAGGAAGCACAGCTAGGTGAGCAAATTCTCCTTGATGATGGTTTATTAGAGCTAAAAATCGTTGAAATTAACGGAAAAGAGCTAAAATGTCAAGTGTTGGAGGGAGGAATTCTCAAAAGTCGCAAGGGAGTTAATCTACCCCGTCTCAATTTGCGCTTACCTTCCATGACTGAAAAAGACAAACAAGACCTAGAATTTGGTCTTTCTCAGGGGGTTGATTGGGTTTCCCTCAGTTTTGTTCGTAAAGGAGAAGATATCAAAGCGATTAAGGCATTTTTAGCCGAGAGAAATCATGGGGATGTGCCAGTGATAGCTAAAATTGAAAAACCGCAGGCGATCAAAAATTTAGAGTCAATTGTCGAGGAATGTGACGGCATTATGGTGGCCCGGGGCGATTTGGGGGTAGAATTAAGCCCCGAAAAAGTCCCCATGTTGCAAAAACGCATTATCAGACTCTGCAACATGAAAACTATTCCCGTCATCACTGCCACCCAGATGTTAGAAAGCATGATTCACAATCCCCGACCGACTCGAGCCGAGGCTAGTGATGTGGCTAATGCGATTATCGATGGAACCGATGCGGTGATGTTATCGGGGGAATCAGCAGTGGGAGATTTTCCCGTCAAAGCGGTGGCTATGTTGGCCAAAATCGCCCATGATGTGGAAGCGGATGTGAAGTTTGATAATGTTCCCCCCAATGAGTCCGATGAAACTCACGCTCTCAGTGAGGCTTTAGTGGCGATCGATCAAACCCTTGATCTCCGTTATATTGTCACTTTTACCACCTCCGGCTACACTTCGCTACTGGCTTCTAAGGAACGTCCCTCGGTTCCCGTCATTGCCATGACTCCCAACAAACGCGTCTATCACCGTCTCAATCTAGTCTGGGGTGTGATCCCGATTCTTCTCGATCATCAGGTGTCCGTCTTTGAGGATGTGTTAAAGCAAACGGAATCAATTCTACTTCAGAAAAATCTAGCGCAATCGGGCGATAAAATCCTGATTATGGCGGGAATTCCCATGCAGAAAACTAAAGGCACCAATTTCCTCAAAATTCACACCATTTCGTAA
- a CDS encoding transposase, with protein MLVAERHIIKKGYRFWAEIDNLSWQSKNLYNSANYLIRQNFIYGHGYLTYNQMASLRSETEQYQALPAKISQQVLRGLDKNWPSFFAASSEFKSHPDKFLVKPKIPGYKEPKKEGRNLLVYTIQAISKVGLKQGLVKLSGTSIALPTRVAERLAEVRIVPKCDCYVIEVIYEKTEQLLAPNEKIAAIDLGIDRVG; from the coding sequence ATGTTAGTAGCAGAAAGACACATTATCAAGAAAGGATATAGATTTTGGGCGGAGATAGATAATTTATCTTGGCAGTCTAAAAATCTCTACAACTCAGCTAACTATTTAATCCGACAAAACTTCATTTATGGCCATGGCTATTTGACCTATAATCAGATGGCCTCTCTGAGGTCAGAGACAGAACAGTATCAAGCGTTACCCGCTAAAATTTCCCAACAAGTTTTAAGAGGATTAGACAAAAACTGGCCATCATTTTTTGCCGCTTCATCGGAGTTTAAAAGTCACCCCGATAAATTTCTGGTCAAACCTAAAATCCCTGGCTATAAGGAGCCAAAAAAAGAAGGAAGAAATCTCTTAGTTTACACAATTCAAGCCATCAGCAAAGTAGGTCTTAAGCAAGGATTAGTCAAGCTATCAGGTACTTCAATTGCATTGCCGACGAGAGTTGCGGAGCGCCTAGCAGAAGTCAGAATAGTTCCTAAATGTGATTGTTATGTAATCGAGGTAATTTATGAGAAAACCGAACAGTTATTAGCTCCTAATGAAAAGATAGCTGCGATAGATTTAGGCATAGATAGGGTTGGCTGA
- a CDS encoding 2,3-bisphosphoglycerate-dependent phosphoglycerate mutase, producing MSKLVLIRHGQSLWNAANKFTGWVDVPLSERGRAEAMIAACKLKEAKITIDVCFTSLLIRTMETAIICLTECDEIRAGKIPIFKHDSDDPDWHGWDRYDGDPSQEIPIFPSQSIDERYYGDLQGLNKAETAAKFGEAQVKEWRRAYFTRPPGGES from the coding sequence ATGTCAAAACTTGTATTAATTCGTCACGGCCAAAGTCTTTGGAATGCGGCCAATAAATTCACTGGATGGGTCGATGTTCCCTTGAGTGAACGCGGTCGGGCTGAAGCCATGATCGCTGCCTGTAAACTGAAAGAAGCCAAGATCACGATCGATGTCTGTTTTACCAGTCTCCTAATTCGCACTATGGAAACGGCAATAATTTGTCTGACTGAGTGTGATGAAATTCGCGCCGGTAAAATCCCTATTTTTAAACACGATAGCGATGATCCTGATTGGCACGGCTGGGATCGGTACGACGGTGATCCCAGCCAGGAAATTCCGATTTTTCCCAGTCAGTCCATCGACGAACGCTATTATGGTGATTTACAGGGTTTGAATAAAGCCGAAACTGCCGCTAAATTTGGAGAGGCACAGGTTAAGGAATGGCGTAGAGCCTATTTTACCCGTCCTCCCGGAGGTGAAAGTTGA